From Humisphaera borealis, the proteins below share one genomic window:
- a CDS encoding DUF4159 domain-containing protein encodes MIEIIRAKHSSAPNASFRQSRGSRAWVRGAIASSGCLLALAALAVGQATAPATQSAPAAQPASAKTPGAPATAPAVTAAARPAPRPVADDPNVLTDKMVDDAIRKGAKFLLSKFDAKHWVDGVAEKIKEDEGYAGGLDSLAVYALMQSGLALPPGDDLHKELDLKGPGMTAKIDAMCKFDLDKGRHATYAYGLRATALALYITNLPDLSNQKERSTLQDKRDAAKALLMKDAAWCVMGTNNGGYTYPKMPGSPKNIKDLEAYYLKLKREKKLPVADGGYDNSNAQYGLLGAWSAAEAEIEIPSLYWYLVANHWMAKQLPNGQWPYSDGNERGGTVNMTAAGLASMLVTHEYIEPALMSGSVGREPYNIPIKKGLSWFETANNGISAGGGYGMYGVERVGLASGFKFFGQHDWYRVYAQRILKAQQPSGGWSGGGLGGGVVDTCYYLLFLSRGRHPILMNKLRFDGDAKTPGFWANRPRDAANLAKTISKKIERPLNWQVINVATHWEEWLDSPIMTIASHQPYKFSPEDLAKIRNYVEAGGILYVQADGSSSNMDKWATQLCADLFKRELLNVPPNHPIYSNESVYKISPPVPLKMATNGSRILMVYSSIDMARFWQARDNSPKARPYYEVAANLFYYAAGKMGFRNRLETLYVAEPKTPPVATFGVARLSYPAEWDPEPGAWKRFSNVFWRATGYKLTPTEVKINDLKPFDAARKNDPANIRFAHLTGTVKQGFKPEAVAAVKAFVESGGVLLIDIAGGSNPFDDSVQGLLKEAFPETALRPVPTSHPILAGGAPGMVDISEKRVLRPVVVEKLGRQHGLLMMLQAGKGAVVFSPIDVSSGLLGTNTGGIYGYEAKYSQDLMRNIILWAQDGAKGDAAPAPAAAAAAAEAK; translated from the coding sequence ATGATCGAAATCATTCGGGCAAAGCACTCGTCGGCCCCGAACGCGTCGTTCCGGCAGTCGCGTGGATCGCGGGCTTGGGTTCGTGGGGCGATCGCTTCCTCGGGCTGCCTGTTGGCGCTTGCCGCTCTGGCCGTCGGCCAGGCGACTGCTCCGGCCACGCAATCGGCCCCAGCCGCGCAACCGGCCTCGGCCAAGACGCCGGGCGCTCCTGCTACCGCACCGGCAGTGACCGCCGCCGCCCGGCCTGCTCCGCGGCCCGTTGCTGACGACCCGAACGTCCTGACCGACAAGATGGTCGACGACGCCATCCGAAAAGGGGCCAAGTTCCTGCTGTCCAAGTTCGACGCCAAGCACTGGGTCGACGGCGTCGCCGAGAAGATCAAAGAGGATGAGGGGTACGCCGGCGGGCTCGATTCCCTGGCGGTTTACGCCCTGATGCAGAGTGGACTGGCTCTGCCGCCCGGGGACGACCTTCACAAGGAGCTCGATCTCAAGGGCCCGGGGATGACTGCCAAGATCGATGCGATGTGCAAGTTCGATCTCGACAAGGGTCGCCATGCCACGTACGCGTACGGGCTGCGGGCGACGGCCCTGGCACTGTACATCACAAACCTTCCCGACCTCAGCAACCAGAAAGAGCGGAGCACCCTTCAGGATAAACGCGACGCCGCCAAAGCGCTGCTGATGAAGGATGCTGCCTGGTGCGTCATGGGGACGAACAACGGCGGGTACACCTACCCGAAGATGCCAGGTAGCCCCAAGAACATTAAGGACTTGGAGGCCTACTACCTGAAGCTCAAGCGGGAGAAGAAGCTTCCCGTCGCCGACGGCGGCTACGACAACTCCAACGCCCAGTACGGCCTGCTCGGCGCCTGGTCGGCTGCCGAAGCGGAAATCGAAATCCCCTCGCTGTACTGGTACCTGGTCGCGAACCACTGGATGGCCAAGCAGCTGCCCAACGGCCAGTGGCCTTACAGCGACGGCAATGAGCGGGGCGGTACGGTCAACATGACCGCGGCCGGCCTGGCTTCCATGCTGGTGACGCACGAGTACATCGAACCGGCGTTGATGAGCGGCTCGGTCGGCCGCGAACCGTACAACATCCCCATCAAGAAGGGACTGTCCTGGTTCGAAACTGCCAACAACGGCATCAGTGCCGGCGGCGGCTACGGCATGTACGGCGTGGAACGTGTCGGCCTGGCCAGCGGGTTCAAGTTCTTCGGACAACACGACTGGTACCGGGTCTACGCCCAAAGAATCCTCAAGGCGCAGCAGCCTTCAGGCGGATGGAGCGGCGGCGGGCTGGGTGGCGGCGTGGTTGATACCTGCTACTACCTGCTGTTCCTCTCCCGCGGTCGCCACCCCATCCTGATGAACAAGCTGCGGTTTGACGGCGACGCCAAGACCCCCGGCTTCTGGGCCAACCGTCCGCGCGACGCTGCGAACCTCGCCAAGACCATCTCCAAGAAGATCGAACGTCCGCTGAACTGGCAGGTCATCAACGTCGCGACGCACTGGGAGGAATGGCTCGACTCGCCGATCATGACGATCGCCAGCCACCAGCCCTATAAGTTCTCGCCGGAGGACCTCGCGAAAATCCGCAACTATGTTGAGGCCGGCGGGATTCTTTACGTGCAGGCGGACGGGTCGTCTTCGAACATGGATAAATGGGCCACGCAGCTTTGCGCGGACCTGTTCAAGCGCGAACTGCTGAACGTTCCGCCGAACCACCCCATCTACAGCAACGAATCGGTTTACAAGATTTCTCCGCCGGTCCCGCTGAAGATGGCCACCAACGGCTCGCGCATCCTGATGGTGTACAGCAGCATCGACATGGCCCGTTTCTGGCAGGCCCGGGACAACAGCCCCAAGGCTCGGCCTTACTACGAGGTTGCAGCGAACCTCTTCTACTATGCCGCCGGCAAAATGGGATTCCGAAACCGCCTCGAGACGCTCTACGTCGCCGAGCCGAAAACGCCTCCGGTCGCCACTTTCGGGGTCGCGCGTCTCAGCTATCCGGCAGAGTGGGATCCCGAGCCCGGCGCCTGGAAACGCTTCAGCAACGTCTTCTGGCGGGCCACCGGCTACAAGCTCACCCCGACCGAAGTAAAGATCAACGATCTCAAGCCGTTCGACGCAGCCAGGAAGAACGATCCGGCCAACATTCGTTTCGCCCACCTCACGGGTACCGTCAAGCAAGGGTTCAAGCCCGAAGCCGTGGCGGCTGTGAAGGCGTTTGTCGAATCGGGCGGCGTGCTTCTGATTGATATCGCCGGGGGTTCCAATCCCTTTGACGATTCGGTTCAGGGCCTTCTCAAAGAAGCGTTCCCTGAAACGGCGCTGCGGCCGGTTCCGACGAGCCACCCGATCCTCGCAGGCGGCGCTCCGGGCATGGTCGATATCTCCGAAAAACGCGTGCTGCGGCCCGTCGTGGTGGAGAAGCTCGGCCGTCAGCACGGCCTGCTGATGATGCTCCAGGCCGGCAAGGGTGCCGTCGTCTTCAGCCCGATCGACGTCTCCAGCGGCCTGCTGGGAACCAATACCGGCGGCATCTACGGCTACGAGGCCAAGTACTCGCAAGACCTCATGCGGAACATCATTCTATGGGCTCAGGATGGTGCCAAAGGGGACGCTGCCCCGGCACCCGCCGCCGCAGCCGCGGCCGCCGAAGCCAAGTAA
- a CDS encoding VWA domain-containing protein translates to MSDITTPSDAKDANDAETLRRWRLMLGGNEADGIGVPLDKRAAAIDQCLAALYDSQPKERQRRGGLGGSSPSVARWLGDIRLFFPTSVVRVMQQDAMERLNLKQMLLEPEMLATVEPDVHLVADLLSLSGVMPAKTKATARVVVRKCVEDIERKLAEPMRSAVAGALNRSVRNRRPRHREIDWNRTIRANLKNYQPDYKTVVPETRIGYGRKRSALRDIVLCIDQSGSMATSVVYSGIFGAVLASMPAVKTQVVVFDTAVVDLSDKLDDPVEVLFGTQLGGGTDINRALTYCQSLMSRPEQTIFVLISDLIEGGVRENLMKRAASIISSGVSMITLLALSDDGAPMYDHENAADLAALGSPAFACTPDLFPDLIAAAIGRRPMAEWAAGHGISVSGGRP, encoded by the coding sequence ATGAGCGACATCACCACCCCCAGCGATGCCAAAGACGCCAACGACGCCGAGACCCTCCGTCGCTGGCGGCTCATGCTCGGCGGGAACGAGGCCGACGGCATCGGCGTTCCGCTCGACAAGCGGGCCGCCGCGATCGACCAGTGCCTCGCCGCCCTCTACGACAGCCAACCAAAAGAGCGGCAACGCCGCGGCGGGCTGGGCGGGTCGTCGCCGTCGGTGGCGCGGTGGCTCGGCGATATCCGGTTGTTCTTCCCCACGTCCGTCGTCCGCGTCATGCAGCAGGACGCGATGGAGCGATTGAACCTCAAGCAGATGCTGCTGGAACCGGAAATGCTCGCGACCGTCGAGCCCGATGTGCACCTGGTCGCTGACCTGCTTTCACTCAGCGGCGTCATGCCCGCCAAAACCAAGGCCACCGCACGCGTCGTCGTCCGCAAGTGCGTGGAAGACATCGAGCGCAAGCTCGCCGAGCCGATGCGGTCGGCAGTCGCGGGCGCGCTGAACCGTTCCGTCCGCAACCGCCGGCCGCGGCACCGCGAAATCGACTGGAACCGCACCATCCGCGCGAACCTGAAGAACTACCAGCCGGACTACAAGACGGTCGTCCCCGAGACGCGCATCGGCTACGGCCGCAAGCGCAGCGCGTTGCGCGACATCGTGCTCTGCATCGACCAGTCGGGGTCGATGGCGACCAGCGTCGTCTACTCTGGCATCTTCGGCGCGGTGTTGGCGTCGATGCCGGCGGTCAAGACGCAGGTCGTCGTGTTCGACACCGCTGTTGTCGATCTGTCCGACAAGCTCGACGACCCGGTCGAGGTGCTTTTTGGCACGCAGCTCGGCGGCGGGACGGACATCAACCGCGCCCTGACGTACTGCCAGTCGCTGATGAGCCGGCCGGAGCAGACGATTTTCGTGCTCATCAGCGACCTGATCGAAGGGGGCGTGCGCGAGAACCTGATGAAACGGGCGGCTTCGATCATCAGTTCCGGCGTGAGCATGATCACGCTATTGGCGCTGAGCGACGACGGCGCTCCGATGTACGACCACGAGAACGCCGCCGATTTGGCCGCGCTGGGTTCACCGGCGTTCGCGTGTACCCCAGACCTGTTCCCCGACCTGATCGCCGCCGCCATTGGCCGCCGTCCGATGGCCGAATGGGCGGCGGGGCATGGGATCTCCGTTTCGGGCGGTCGCCCGTAG
- a CDS encoding M42 family metallopeptidase, whose protein sequence is MPHTSLNLPLLKTLSEAPGVPGREERIRQILEREAAGLFDDVRTDAMGNLLATKRSSSPDAKRVTIACHMDEIGFYVRHIDDRGFLRLQAVGGFDTKNLCSRRVLVQASSGGDLVGLLNPSGRPIHIAKEEDKKKIPEIGDFFVDLCLSADDVKQKVRIGDPVTLIQQFDQIGHCVTGKCMDNRVAGFVAIEAVRKATNIKYEVVFAATVQEEVGCRGAGPAAFATNPHIAIAIDTTLCVDLPGVPDDERVTKQGDGVALTIADSMSISDRGLIDAFEAVARARKIPCQLSILPRGGTDAAPMQRSGSGIRAMTLSVPTRYIHTTSECIQLNDLQAAIDLLAAWLET, encoded by the coding sequence ATGCCCCACACCAGCCTGAACCTGCCGTTACTCAAGACCCTGTCCGAAGCGCCCGGCGTTCCCGGCCGGGAAGAGCGCATCCGCCAGATCCTCGAACGCGAAGCCGCCGGCCTCTTTGACGACGTCCGAACCGACGCCATGGGCAACCTGCTGGCGACCAAGCGATCATCGAGCCCGGATGCGAAGCGGGTGACGATCGCCTGTCATATGGATGAAATCGGCTTCTATGTACGGCACATCGACGACCGTGGGTTCCTCCGCCTGCAGGCCGTCGGCGGGTTTGACACCAAGAACCTCTGTTCGCGGCGCGTGCTGGTCCAGGCATCGTCCGGCGGCGATCTGGTCGGACTTCTGAATCCCAGCGGCCGGCCGATCCATATCGCCAAGGAAGAAGACAAGAAGAAGATCCCCGAGATCGGCGACTTCTTCGTCGACCTGTGCCTGTCGGCCGACGACGTAAAGCAAAAAGTCCGCATCGGCGACCCGGTCACCCTCATCCAGCAGTTCGACCAGATCGGGCATTGCGTGACCGGCAAGTGCATGGACAACCGGGTGGCGGGTTTCGTGGCGATCGAGGCCGTCCGCAAGGCGACCAACATCAAGTACGAAGTCGTATTCGCCGCAACCGTGCAGGAGGAAGTCGGCTGCCGTGGGGCAGGGCCGGCGGCGTTCGCGACGAACCCGCACATCGCGATCGCCATCGACACCACCCTTTGCGTCGATCTCCCGGGCGTCCCCGACGACGAACGGGTGACCAAGCAGGGCGACGGCGTGGCTCTGACGATCGCCGATTCCATGAGCATCTCCGACCGCGGACTGATCGACGCGTTCGAAGCCGTCGCCAGGGCACGCAAGATCCCCTGCCAGCTCAGCATTCTGCCCCGTGGCGGCACCGACGCCGCCCCCATGCAGCGCAGCGGTAGCGGTATCCGCGCGATGACCCTGTCGGTCCCGACACGCTACATCCATACCACCAGCGAATGCATCCAACTGAACGACCTTCAGGCGGCAATCGACCTACTGGCGGCATGGCTGGAAACCTAG
- a CDS encoding AAA domain-containing protein, translating into MTEPTSSPSSAAPVTSPTAAPPSAPAALPVGTAPPPPVNAAAGRKVLERMLDRLFAALVNGPSVNCRPHRSRQRIDWHSLSAMNDIAPAEALRDLLGDGRKAVLRARAPKSAANHPTAPRPQGEHVEPLVDQPVDEALRDENPNVDAGMATPVGKADSHENAEDVAVAAPSEDVVQKPKRFGRGATDARDPLDEQNTLLQKLHIIADDARTYEQDTGVHVLNVGFPLLSLPPSFAATATGRQSSRRILAPIAFIPVSLTLRRGATRSVEVACRGDGVDLVQPNTALLAWLQRQTGRSLDGVADLYADEKGEDPWRELTDLVTRVCEMVDLEIPEAFAPKAVAPAAADKPPVAEGLLGTPPKDTAAAPGDESEDLFDKLPEEETTEDAPEDAAVTTAAVTDTGKAPAPEPVSPPQPATPVVELQAAPRTDDLESSPQIVMSAVLGLFPMANQGLLRDMQEMVDNPGELRGPIAGFIRVGDLLDVGAPALLEKADAAVQAAKPAASNGKREFADERLVAAADPCQARAVRQARQSTALVIHGPPGTGKSQTIANIIGDHLSRGQRVLFVCEKRTALDVVADRLEHMGLGALTGVVHDPQRDQRELYKKIRDQLDNLAEAKERARSHKKLEELDQELQSLHAELTNYRMALARQDAETGYSFHELMGQWLSASPAALLTGGGEDNAHLGWRVTVEGKAAAELAKTRLQELSPLEHPLREMFTRGLKVAYAKNPWSVAVGTTLQNFLGRSVEQNKSALEAVVATAATADETSVEKQPLLPPFTQGLDVTAQATARLALLERLDTMLNQTPPEVLDRWAKKDLASIKTARSKITEALPYLSAFKQQIPEPELRARWVAVHGRDLPAVKDLTQQRTLVQKYAEAFGMSMQWVEQIRQKAPQAPWPTVARWMSTETSAAEAVLKKLEVAGPLAERASKTPLDAELLAQYRRQPFDIAQVLRWQSALETYLPIAKSFLGFLHGSKKKAASPVVEFFGLGLSFESASRVRDFLGGLRARLETWDATAKAIGPKAFGGATTLPDDAELFGVYASNRTVLRAASDLHRPALLEGSVAADATELVNQMVWAEYSMAAPVFELLELAPLPQNATRITALINALVVRVYLQNLNESVLNAPTPDDLMDDHDLEVSIRGHAALFDVALSTTAEPLTKDVWPVIAEALVDRTKLLPLIQAITQSPKRAADITAVEQAMVDAELFAVAWLRGIDLSLCKGEPVLPAVVALRDQLPTLEDVIRAKDALAAVPPMVRPAAEALLLQSAEPAEAWDVLRRDIIAGEIRRRIGADPQLQSVDGHRLSSAFERYRELQSKKRQLVCDVIYNRWLSEQQHRMLSANGERLNTAGAELKRRLLLRGERAMRLRQVVARGRQIAGGDPLFDICPVWMVSPETAAQVFPLEPIFDVVVFDEASQCRLEEALPVLVRGRRVVVAGDPKQLPPTRFFESAFAASDDDEDPTSDQEWFEQQQGEVEDLLTAALGLEAQQSYLDVHYRSRNAALIEFSNTHFYGSRLQPIPGHPGNRPEIAPIRLIRANGVYEKRKNEIEADAVVAVVRDLLAEKKPPSIGIACFNMSQRDLIVEKLDDLAAEDSKFAKKLSDARDRVGEGTFEGLFVKNLENVQGDERDHMIISTTYGPDAGGRFYRRFGPLAMPGGGRRLNVLVTRARQQVHLVTSIPEQAYRSLPEPAEGQTPGGGWLLFSYLKFADELTREIEGAPAESGPKQPLDADASEWFDIELPSDVEQSSLPPMPPVRIRPTRTPSSFAESLAHKLAAAHGATTEVYWGNDGFCVDLALRSGGDDAVPIGVLCDAARFAPADDLMEWDVFRTGILEAQGWKLHRIWTPHFFRDPAGRTSAILRDAGRAI; encoded by the coding sequence ATGACCGAACCGACGTCTTCTCCTTCGTCCGCCGCACCTGTTACAAGCCCAACGGCGGCCCCGCCTTCCGCACCGGCCGCGCTGCCCGTCGGCACCGCTCCTCCACCCCCGGTCAACGCCGCCGCCGGACGTAAAGTGCTCGAGCGGATGCTCGATCGGCTTTTTGCCGCCCTGGTGAATGGCCCCAGCGTCAACTGCCGTCCCCATCGCAGCCGTCAGCGGATCGACTGGCACAGTCTCTCGGCGATGAACGACATCGCACCTGCTGAGGCGTTGCGCGACCTGCTGGGTGACGGGCGCAAGGCCGTACTGAGGGCGCGGGCGCCGAAATCCGCCGCGAACCACCCGACTGCGCCAAGGCCCCAAGGGGAGCACGTCGAACCGCTGGTCGATCAACCGGTGGATGAAGCGTTGAGGGACGAAAACCCTAATGTAGATGCAGGCATGGCTACCCCGGTCGGGAAAGCCGATTCGCACGAAAACGCGGAAGATGTCGCTGTCGCAGCGCCCTCAGAAGACGTCGTTCAGAAGCCGAAGAGGTTCGGCCGCGGCGCAACCGACGCCCGCGATCCGCTCGACGAGCAGAACACGCTCCTGCAGAAGCTCCACATCATCGCCGACGATGCCCGAACCTATGAGCAGGACACCGGCGTTCATGTGTTGAACGTCGGCTTTCCGCTGCTAAGCCTGCCGCCGAGCTTCGCCGCGACGGCGACGGGGCGGCAATCGAGCCGGCGGATCCTGGCGCCGATCGCATTCATTCCCGTCTCGCTCACGCTCCGCCGGGGCGCGACCCGCAGCGTCGAAGTCGCCTGCCGCGGCGATGGCGTCGACCTAGTCCAGCCAAACACGGCGCTGCTCGCCTGGCTGCAACGGCAGACCGGCCGCTCGCTCGACGGCGTTGCCGATCTCTACGCCGACGAGAAGGGTGAAGACCCGTGGCGGGAGCTGACCGACCTGGTCACCCGCGTCTGCGAGATGGTAGACCTGGAGATTCCGGAGGCGTTCGCGCCCAAGGCCGTCGCGCCGGCCGCCGCGGACAAGCCGCCGGTCGCCGAGGGTTTGCTCGGCACGCCGCCGAAAGACACTGCAGCCGCGCCAGGCGACGAATCGGAAGATTTGTTCGACAAGCTGCCCGAAGAAGAGACCACCGAAGACGCGCCGGAGGATGCGGCGGTCACAACGGCTGCGGTGACCGATACCGGCAAGGCCCCGGCACCCGAGCCCGTTAGTCCACCGCAGCCGGCAACGCCGGTGGTTGAACTGCAAGCCGCCCCGCGCACCGATGATCTGGAGAGCAGCCCCCAGATCGTGATGTCGGCGGTGCTCGGTCTGTTCCCGATGGCCAACCAGGGGCTCCTGCGCGACATGCAGGAGATGGTGGACAACCCCGGCGAGCTGCGCGGGCCGATTGCGGGTTTCATCCGTGTCGGCGATCTGCTCGATGTCGGCGCGCCGGCGCTGCTGGAAAAGGCCGACGCCGCCGTGCAGGCCGCCAAGCCCGCGGCATCGAATGGCAAGCGCGAGTTCGCCGATGAGCGCCTCGTCGCCGCCGCCGACCCCTGCCAGGCGCGGGCCGTCCGCCAGGCGCGCCAAAGCACGGCGCTGGTCATCCACGGCCCGCCGGGCACCGGCAAAAGCCAGACGATCGCGAACATCATCGGCGATCACCTGTCGCGCGGGCAGCGGGTGCTGTTCGTCTGCGAGAAGCGCACCGCGCTGGATGTCGTCGCCGACCGGCTGGAGCACATGGGCCTCGGAGCACTGACCGGCGTCGTTCACGACCCGCAGCGCGACCAGCGCGAGTTGTACAAGAAGATTCGCGACCAGCTCGATAATCTTGCCGAAGCCAAGGAGCGGGCGCGTTCGCACAAGAAGCTGGAAGAGCTCGACCAGGAACTGCAGTCGCTTCACGCCGAGCTGACCAACTATCGAATGGCCCTGGCCCGGCAGGACGCCGAGACGGGGTACTCGTTCCACGAGCTGATGGGGCAATGGCTGTCGGCGTCGCCGGCGGCGCTATTGACCGGCGGCGGCGAGGACAACGCGCACCTGGGCTGGCGCGTCACCGTGGAAGGGAAAGCCGCGGCGGAGCTGGCCAAGACACGGCTCCAGGAACTGTCGCCGCTGGAACACCCGTTACGCGAGATGTTTACCCGCGGACTGAAAGTGGCGTACGCGAAGAACCCGTGGTCGGTCGCGGTCGGTACCACGCTGCAAAACTTTCTGGGCCGGTCGGTCGAGCAGAACAAGTCGGCATTGGAAGCCGTTGTCGCTACGGCGGCGACGGCGGATGAGACATCGGTCGAAAAGCAGCCGCTGCTCCCGCCGTTCACGCAGGGGCTTGATGTCACCGCGCAGGCCACGGCAAGGCTGGCCCTGCTGGAGCGGCTCGACACGATGCTGAACCAGACGCCGCCCGAAGTTCTTGACCGGTGGGCGAAGAAGGACCTGGCGTCCATCAAGACGGCGCGATCGAAGATCACCGAAGCGCTGCCTTACTTGTCGGCGTTCAAGCAGCAGATCCCCGAACCCGAGCTGCGGGCACGCTGGGTCGCCGTTCACGGTCGCGACCTGCCTGCCGTCAAGGACCTCACCCAGCAGCGGACGCTTGTACAGAAGTACGCCGAGGCGTTCGGCATGTCGATGCAGTGGGTCGAGCAGATCCGCCAGAAAGCGCCGCAGGCACCCTGGCCGACGGTCGCCCGCTGGATGAGCACCGAGACGTCGGCCGCCGAGGCGGTGCTGAAGAAGCTGGAGGTAGCCGGCCCGCTGGCGGAGCGGGCGTCGAAAACGCCGCTCGATGCCGAACTGCTCGCCCAGTATCGCCGGCAGCCGTTCGATATCGCGCAGGTGCTTCGATGGCAGTCGGCGCTGGAAACCTATCTGCCGATCGCCAAGTCATTCCTTGGATTCCTGCACGGTTCGAAGAAGAAGGCGGCATCGCCGGTGGTCGAATTCTTCGGCCTCGGCCTGAGCTTTGAAAGTGCATCGCGGGTGCGAGACTTTCTCGGTGGGCTGCGGGCCCGGCTCGAAACCTGGGATGCCACCGCCAAGGCGATCGGCCCCAAGGCTTTCGGCGGCGCAACAACGCTGCCCGACGATGCAGAACTGTTCGGCGTCTACGCCAGCAATCGCACGGTCTTGCGTGCCGCGTCCGACCTGCACCGTCCGGCCTTGCTGGAGGGTTCCGTCGCCGCGGACGCGACGGAGCTGGTCAACCAGATGGTCTGGGCCGAGTACAGCATGGCCGCGCCGGTGTTCGAGTTGCTCGAGCTTGCCCCGTTGCCGCAGAACGCCACGCGTATCACGGCGCTGATCAACGCGCTGGTTGTCCGCGTCTACCTGCAGAACCTCAATGAAAGCGTTCTGAACGCGCCTACGCCCGACGACCTGATGGACGACCACGACCTCGAGGTCAGCATTCGCGGGCATGCCGCACTCTTTGACGTGGCGCTTTCAACGACGGCCGAGCCGCTGACGAAAGATGTCTGGCCTGTCATCGCCGAGGCGCTGGTCGATCGGACAAAGCTTCTCCCGCTGATCCAGGCGATCACGCAGTCGCCGAAACGGGCGGCAGACATCACCGCCGTCGAACAGGCGATGGTCGATGCCGAACTGTTCGCCGTTGCGTGGCTCCGCGGCATCGATCTGTCTTTGTGCAAAGGCGAGCCCGTCTTGCCGGCGGTGGTTGCCCTGCGCGACCAACTGCCGACGTTGGAAGACGTCATCCGCGCTAAAGACGCCCTGGCCGCCGTGCCGCCGATGGTTCGGCCTGCGGCTGAGGCGCTGTTGCTGCAATCTGCCGAGCCAGCCGAGGCCTGGGACGTGCTGCGGCGGGACATCATCGCCGGCGAGATCCGCCGGCGCATCGGGGCCGACCCGCAACTCCAGAGCGTTGACGGGCATCGACTGTCTTCAGCCTTCGAGCGATATCGCGAGTTGCAGTCCAAGAAGCGGCAGCTCGTATGCGATGTCATCTACAACCGCTGGCTGAGCGAGCAGCAGCACCGGATGCTGTCGGCCAACGGCGAACGCCTGAACACCGCCGGCGCGGAACTCAAACGCCGGCTGCTGCTGCGCGGTGAACGAGCAATGCGGCTGCGGCAGGTCGTGGCCCGCGGTCGGCAGATCGCCGGCGGCGATCCGCTGTTCGACATTTGCCCGGTCTGGATGGTGTCGCCGGAGACGGCGGCGCAGGTCTTTCCGCTGGAGCCGATTTTCGATGTCGTCGTCTTCGACGAAGCCAGTCAGTGCCGGCTGGAAGAGGCGTTGCCGGTGCTGGTGCGCGGCCGGCGGGTGGTTGTCGCCGGCGACCCCAAACAGCTTCCGCCGACGCGGTTCTTCGAGTCGGCGTTTGCCGCGAGCGACGACGACGAAGACCCCACCAGCGACCAGGAATGGTTCGAGCAGCAGCAGGGCGAAGTCGAAGATCTGCTGACGGCGGCACTCGGGCTCGAAGCCCAGCAGAGCTACCTCGACGTCCACTATCGCTCGCGCAACGCGGCGCTGATCGAGTTCAGCAACACGCATTTCTACGGCAGCCGGCTGCAGCCAATTCCCGGCCATCCCGGCAACCGCCCGGAGATCGCGCCGATCCGCCTGATCCGCGCCAATGGCGTTTACGAGAAGCGGAAGAATGAGATCGAAGCCGACGCCGTTGTGGCGGTGGTGAGAGACTTGCTGGCCGAGAAAAAGCCGCCGAGCATCGGCATCGCCTGCTTCAACATGTCGCAGCGGGACCTGATTGTCGAAAAACTCGACGACCTGGCGGCGGAGGATTCGAAGTTCGCCAAGAAGCTGAGCGACGCCCGCGACCGTGTCGGCGAGGGCACGTTCGAAGGTCTGTTCGTCAAGAACCTGGAAAACGTCCAGGGCGACGAGCGCGACCACATGATCATTAGCACCACTTACGGCCCCGACGCTGGCGGTCGGTTCTACAGGCGGTTCGGACCGCTCGCGATGCCCGGCGGCGGACGACGACTGAACGTGCTTGTCACCCGGGCCCGCCAGCAGGTGCACCTGGTCACTTCAATCCCCGAGCAGGCGTATCGATCGCTACCCGAACCGGCCGAGGGCCAAACGCCCGGCGGGGGCTGGCTGCTGTTCTCGTACCTGAAGTTCGCGGACGAACTGACGCGGGAGATCGAAGGAGCGCCCGCCGAGAGCGGACCGAAGCAACCCCTGGATGCCGACGCGTCGGAGTGGTTCGACATCGAACTGCCATCAGACGTCGAGCAATCATCGCTCCCGCCGATGCCGCCCGTTCGCATCCGCCCGACTCGCACCCCGTCGTCCTTCGCCGAGTCGCTGGCACACAAGCTGGCGGCGGCGCATGGCGCGACGACGGAAGTTTACTGGGGGAACGACGGATTCTGTGTCGATCTGGCCCTTCGCTCGGGTGGCGACGATGCCGTGCCGATCGGTGTGCTGTGCGACGCCGCCCGCTTCGCGCCGGCCGACGATCTCATGGAGTGGGACGTCTTCCGCACCGGCATCCTCGAAGCCCAGGGTTGGAAGCTGCATCGGATCTGGACGCCACATTTCTTCCGCGATCCGGCGGGGCGCACTTCGGCAATCCTCCGGGACGCCGGCAGGGCGATTTAG